The Narcine bancroftii isolate sNarBan1 chromosome 11, sNarBan1.hap1, whole genome shotgun sequence genome has a window encoding:
- the LOC138746336 gene encoding glycogen synthase kinase-3 beta-like, translating into MATPCHGPNVPKVVSCTDVKIIDNGSFGVVYQARLVDSGELIAIKKILQDKRFKNRKLQIVRKLDHTIIVPLLNFYSSVVKEKERSQRQDTSPEEPRIPAEQRTDNIMMA; encoded by the exons atggccacaccgtgtcatggacccaacgtccccaaggtggtgtcctgcacagatgttaaaatcatcgacaatggatctttcggtgtggtgtaccaggcaaggctggtggactccggagagctgattgccatcaagaagatcttgcaggacaagagattcaag aaccgcaaactgcagatcgtgcgaaagttggatcacaccatcatcgtccctcttctcaacttctactcctctgtagtcaag gagaaggagcgatctcagagacaagacacgagtccagaagaacctcgcatcccagctgaacagaggacggacaacatcatgatggcctga